GCCGAGGACGGGTCCTACGACATGACGCTGGTCGGCGACGAGGGTGCGTTCGCCGACGCCGTGACGATCGACACCGACGAGTTCTCGGTGACGGTGCTGGAGACGGGCAGCCACGCCCCGCAGGTCGACGAGCTGTTCGGGACGCTCACAGCCCGCCAGCAGGAGGTGCTGGAGGCGGCCGTCCGCCTCGGCTACTACGAGAACCCGCGGGAGGCGACCCACGAGGCGATCGCCGACCGCGTCGACGCCTCGCCGAGCACCGTCGGGGAGCACCTGCGGAAGATCGAGTCCCGGATCTTCTCGCGGTTCGTCCGGACCGGCGCGAGCGACGAGCCGCGTCCGACGCCGTAGCCGCGCCGACGACGCGACGCCGGGGCAGCTACGCCACGACGAACGGCAGGATCAGCGCCGTCAGGACGAGGTTGACGAAGGAGAGCACCAGCATCCCCTTCCAGCCGACGCCGATGAGCTGGTCGATCCGGAGCCGGGGCATCGCCGACCGCGCCCACTGCGTGAACAGGAAGACGGCCCACATCTTGAGCAGGAACCAGACGATCCCCGGCAGCACGGGCCCGGCGGGCCCGCCGAGAAACAGCGTGGCGATCAGCGCGCCGCCGAGGAAGATGTGGAGGAACTCGCCGAGGTACAGCAACACGAAGTACACCGACGAGTACTCCGTCTGGAACCCCGCGACGATCTCGGTCGGCGCTTC
The genomic region above belongs to Halostella salina and contains:
- a CDS encoding helix-turn-helix domain-containing protein, whose protein sequence is MRYVRIRITPTEGQGFHPLGEALSEEPSVTRGAIHRDELLDDGTAVMLAEARGDRDRYEAILQSSPHVLDYAVTGADGWWYSYTHFEPTDLTRRMLQHQRESELVLEMPIEVAEDGSYDMTLVGDEGAFADAVTIDTDEFSVTVLETGSHAPQVDELFGTLTARQQEVLEAAVRLGYYENPREATHEAIADRVDASPSTVGEHLRKIESRIFSRFVRTGASDEPRPTP